In Manis pentadactyla isolate mManPen7 chromosome 3, mManPen7.hap1, whole genome shotgun sequence, a single window of DNA contains:
- the BARX1 gene encoding homeobox protein BarH-like 1 isoform X1, which translates to MQRPGEPGAARFGPPEVCADHPPHRYRSFMIEEILTEPPGPKGAAPAAAAAAAAGELLKFGVQALLAARPFHSHLAVLKAEQATVFKFPLAPLGCSGLGSALLAAGPGLPGAAGAPHLPLELQLRGKLEAPGTGEPGTKAKKGRRSRTVFTELQLMGLEKRFEKQKYLSTPDRIDLAESLGLSQLQVKTWYQNRRMKWKKIVLQGGGLESPTKPKGRPKKNSIPSSEQLTEQERAKEAEKPAEASGEASDRSRDD; encoded by the exons ATGCAGCGGCCCGGGGAGCCTGGCGCCGCGCGCTTCGGGCCTCCCGAAGTCTGCGCCGACCACCCGCCGCACCGCTACCGCAGCTTCATGATCGAGGAGATCCTCACCGAGCCACCGGGGCCCAAGGGCGCCgcacccgccgccgccgccgccgccgccgcgggcgAGCTGCTTAAATTCGGCGTGCAGGCGTTGCTGGCGGCGCGGCCCTTCCACAGCCACCTGG CCGTGTTGAAGGCCGAGCAGGCAACGGTGTTTAAGTTCCCTCTCGCGCCGCTCGGCTGCTCCGGACTGGGCTCGGCGTTGCTAGCCGCGGGGCCTGGACTGCCCGGCGCTGCGGGGGCTCCGCACCTGCCGCTCGAGCTGCAGCTCCGCGGGAAGCTGGAGGCGCCCGGCACCGGAGAGCCAGGCACCAAGGCCAAGAAGGGGCGGCGGAGCCGCACTGTCTTCACGGAGCTGCAGCTGATGGGCCTAGAGAAGCGCTTCGAGAAGCAGAAGTACCTCTCCACGCCAGACAG AATAGATCTGGCGGAGTCTCTGGGCCTGAGCCAGTTGCAGGTAAAGACGTGGTACCAGAATCGGAGGATGAAGTGGAAGAAAATA GTGCTGCAGGGCGGTGGCCTGGAGTCTCCCACCAAGCCCAAGGGGCGTCCCAAGAAGAACTCCATTCCCAGCAGCGAGCAGCTGACGGAGCAGGAGCGAGCCAAGGAGGCAGAGAAGCCGGCGGAGGCGTCGGGCGAGGCCAGCGACAGGAGCCGCGATGACTGA
- the BARX1 gene encoding homeobox protein BarH-like 1 isoform X2: MQRPGEPGAARFGPPEVCADHPPHRYRSFMIEEILTEPPGPKGAAPAAAAAAAAGELLKFGVQALLAARPFHSHLAVLKAEQATVFKFPLAPLGCSGLGSALLAAGPGLPGAAGAPHLPLELQLRGKLEAPGTGEPGTKAKKGRRSRTVFTELQLMGLEKRFEKQKYLSTPDRSGGVSGPEPVAGKDVVPESEDEVEENSAAGRWPGVSHQAQGASQEELHSQQRAADGAGASQGGREAGGGVGRGQRQEPR, from the exons ATGCAGCGGCCCGGGGAGCCTGGCGCCGCGCGCTTCGGGCCTCCCGAAGTCTGCGCCGACCACCCGCCGCACCGCTACCGCAGCTTCATGATCGAGGAGATCCTCACCGAGCCACCGGGGCCCAAGGGCGCCgcacccgccgccgccgccgccgccgccgcgggcgAGCTGCTTAAATTCGGCGTGCAGGCGTTGCTGGCGGCGCGGCCCTTCCACAGCCACCTGG CCGTGTTGAAGGCCGAGCAGGCAACGGTGTTTAAGTTCCCTCTCGCGCCGCTCGGCTGCTCCGGACTGGGCTCGGCGTTGCTAGCCGCGGGGCCTGGACTGCCCGGCGCTGCGGGGGCTCCGCACCTGCCGCTCGAGCTGCAGCTCCGCGGGAAGCTGGAGGCGCCCGGCACCGGAGAGCCAGGCACCAAGGCCAAGAAGGGGCGGCGGAGCCGCACTGTCTTCACGGAGCTGCAGCTGATGGGCCTAGAGAAGCGCTTCGAGAAGCAGAAGTACCTCTCCACGCCAGACAG ATCTGGCGGAGTCTCTGGGCCTGAGCCAGTTGCAGGTAAAGACGTGGTACCAGAATCGGAGGATGAAGTGGAAGAAAATA GTGCTGCAGGGCGGTGGCCTGGAGTCTCCCACCAAGCCCAAGGGGCGTCCCAAGAAGAACTCCATTCCCAGCAGCGAGCAGCTGACGGAGCAGGAGCGAGCCAAGGAGGCAGAGAAGCCGGCGGAGGCGTCGGGCGAGGCCAGCGACAGGAGCCGCGATGA
- the LOC118918277 gene encoding collagen alpha-1(I) chain-like, with protein MFENGKTKIDFGTFIKEGVTEPSSSTGKGLGGPQETQPARARTPRFSVRSRVDAARLGPQELEQSAGRAAMASRKKADGGGRASFRGLTPPSVLVEEGRAGWTRRARPPGLSNGGRRGAPRSDCRATAPGEPNPHAREGSWAGDRGELGGARPRTLQALQKLLWLRVLPSLPASGLSFPVCPVARTLRLRNPIRDARGGGGLGLGGGGVPDLRAGLRGCLGRELTPILLPRQRGCGGRPRGRALAGRRPPRWQGSLPLGAPHGRAAGRKRLDLGAEVTFSTAPAASGFRNFRGAAAGGPGWVPGIGPAAAPPGWGLRGLGHAGSQEEPSPKGSPPPGLCSTREEGPHSLELFAAADSATGAEARPLLEHIFSPKRGSSPGLLGDRPPGRWRPDWEIRGFPCPGRGCSRVKEPRLGSLSPQCQPKPRKAQSAALRRAQWPCPLLATGTAPSGVPGAGGGILPPEMGWSWTVLVFLLPPV; from the exons ATGTTTGAGAACGGAAAGACCAAGATTGACTTCGGAACGTTCATAAAGGAAGGCGTCACAGAACCCTCTTCTTCAACCGGAAAAGGACTCGGTGGTCCCCAAGAGACGCAACCTGCGAGAGCGAGAACCCCGAGATTTTCTGTCCGAAGCAGGGTAGATGCAGCCAGGCTCGGGCCCCAGGAGCTCGAGCAGAGCGCCGGCCGCGCCGCGATG GCTTCGCGAAAGAAAGCGGATGGAGGCGGACGGGCTTCATTCCGGGGGCTGACGCCGCCGAGCGTCCTCGTGGAGGAGGGCCGGGCCGGCTGGACCCGTCGGGCTCGACCTCCTGGTCTGTCTAACGGGGGACGGCGCGGGGCTCCCCGCAGCGACTGCCGGGCAACGGCACCCGGAG AGCCCAACCCGCACGCGCGGGAGGGCAGCTGGGCCGGGGACAGGGGCGAGCTGGGGGGAGCCAGGCCCAGGACCctccaggctttgcagaagctccTCTGGCTGCGGGTCTTGCCCAGCCTGCCCGCTTCCGGACTCAGCTTCCCTGTCTGCCCAGTGGCCCGGACTCTTCGACTTCGGAACCCCATCCGGGACGCGCGGGGAGGCGGAGGGCTTGGCTTGGGTGGAGGTGGGGTCCCGGACCTGCGCGCCGGGCTGAGGGGCTGCTTAGGCAGGGAGCTAACCCCCATCCTGTTACCCCGCCAACGCGGCTGTGGGGGTCGCCCGAGGGGCAGAGCGTTGGCGGGGCGGAGGCCCCCACGGTGGCAAGGCTCCCTGCCGCTCGGAGCCCCTCACGGCCGGGCCGCGGGGAGAAAGCGGCTGGACCTGGGCGCTGAGGTCACCTTTTCCACTGCTCCCGCCGCGAGCGGTTTCCGGAATTTCCGCGGCGCAGCGGCGGGAGGCCCGGGCTGGGTCCCAGGCATCGGGCCTGCGGCTGCGCCCCCGGGGTGGGGTCTGCGGGGCTTGGGTCACGCGGGAAGCCAGGAGGAGCCTTCTCCCAAGGGCTCCCCTCCTCCGGGCCTCTGTTCCACACGGGAGGAGGGACCCCACTCTCTTGAGCTCTTTGCCGCCGCCGACTCTGCAACTGGAGCAGAGGCCCGGCCACTGCTTGAGCACATTTTTTCGCCTAAAAGGGGTTCATCTCCGGGTCTTTTGGGGGATCGCCCCCCAGGGAGATGGCGTCCAGACTGGGAGATCAGAGGCTTCCCCTGTCCAGGCAGGGGGTGCTCAAGGGTGAAGGAGCCGAGGTTGGGCTCCCTCAGCCCTCAGTGCCAGCCAAAGCCTCGGAAGGCTCAGTCAGCTGCACTTAGGAGGGCCCAGTGGCCTTGTCCCCTGCTGGCCACGGGAACAGCCCCATCGGGTGtcccaggagctggagggggcATTCTGCCACCTGAAATGGGGTGGAGTTGGACTGTGCTGGTCTTCTTACTCCCCCCAGTCTAG